A single window of Callospermophilus lateralis isolate mCalLat2 chromosome 5 unlocalized genomic scaffold, mCalLat2.hap1 SUPER_5_unloc_1, whole genome shotgun sequence DNA harbors:
- the LOC143400278 gene encoding olfactory receptor 14C36-like, which produces MANATMVTEFLLLGSPDGGDLSFLYFTLFPMTYLGTLLGNLLIVTVTTADQNLHTPMYFFIRNLSILDMCFISTTVPNACVNSLTGNQAISVAGCATQVFLVIFCACVELLFLTMMAWDRYVAICQPLQYPLIMNPQICVRMTLATLVSGLLYAGVHTGNTFWLSFCHSNVVHQFFCDVPSLLRLSCSDTTSNMVLFFVSAVAIGGGCFTLIAMSYFRIFSAVLKFPTRAPRKAFSTCTPHILVVSVFFSSGADVYLRSSATSDTLQNMVLSAFYTMVPPFLNPLIYSLRNQQVKDAVRRVMGTQLFSGK; this is translated from the coding sequence ATGGCTAATGCCACCATGGTAACTGAATTTCTCCTCTTGGGCTCTCCTGATGGCGGGGATCTGAGTTTCCTCTATTTCACACTATTCCCAATGACCTACCTGGGTACCTTGTTAGGGAACCTTCTCATCGTCACTGTCACCACTGCTGACCAGAACCTGCAcacacccatgtacttcttcaTCAGGAACCTGTCCATCTTGGACATGTGCTTCATTTCCACCACTGTCCCCAATGCCTGTGTCAACTCTCTCACTGGCaaccaggccatttcagtggctgGCTGTGCAACACAGGTTTTCCTGGTCATTTTCTGTGCATGTGTTGAACTTCTGTTTCTCACCATGATGGCCTGggaccgctatgtggccatctgccaGCCCCTCCAGTACCCGCTCATCATGAACCCTCAGATTTGTGTCCGCATGACCCTGGCCACCCTGGTCAGTGGTCTGCTGTATGCAGGTGTACACACTGGAAACACATTCTGGCTGTCCTTCTGTCACTCAAACGTGGTCCATCAGTTCTTCTGTGATGTCCCCTCTCTGCTGAGGCTGTCTTGCTCTGACACCACCAGCAACATGGTCCTTTTTTTTGTCTCTGCTGTGGCAATTGGTGGTGGCTGCTTTACTCTTATTGCCATGTCATATTTTCGCATATTTTCTGCTGTGCTGAAATTTCCCACCAGAGCCCCAAGGAAGGCCTTCTCCACCTGCACCCCTCACATCCTCGTGGTGTCCGTCTTCTTCAGTTCTGGTGCAGATGTATACCTGAGGTCCTCAGCAACCTCTGACACCCTCCAGAACATGGTTCTCTCTGCCTTTTATACCATGGTTCCTCCCTTCCTGAATCCTCTCATCTACAGTCTCAGGAACCAGCAGGTAAAGGATGCTGTGAGGAGAGTAATGGGAACACAGTTGTTCTCAGGGAAATGA